One region of Sphingomonas kaistensis genomic DNA includes:
- the purL gene encoding phosphoribosylformylglycinamidine synthase subunit PurL has protein sequence MSEITPEQVAEHGLSTDEYDRILHALGREPNLTELGIFSVMWSEHCSYKSSRIHLKKLPTTAPWVICGPGENAGVIDIGDGDAAIFKMESHNHPSYIEPYQGAATGVGGILRDVFTMGARPVANLNALRFGDPSHPKMRHLIAGVVAGIGGYGNCVGVPTVGGETNFDPAYNGNILVNAMTVGVAKTDKIFYSAAAGIGNPVVYVGSKTGRDGIHGATMASADFGEDSEEKRPTVQVGDPFTEKLLIEACLELMASDAIVAIQDMGAAGLTSSSVEMASKGGVGIRLDMDAVPCRETGMTPYEMMLSESQERMLMVLKPGREAEAEKIFHKWELDFAVIGTVTDTGHMELVWKGETVADIPLGPLADEAPLYDRPSLSPEDYQAWAKVAPLGDVPNGTDIVGNLKTLMASPALASRRWIWEQYDSQVGGDTVQRSGGDAAVVRVHGSGKALAITTDCTPSYCYADPYEGGKQAIAEAYRNISAVGATPLAVTNCLNFANPQRPEIMAQITGCLHGMSEACVALDFPIVSGNVSLYNESKATGGGSAILPTPAIGAVGLMPDWEKSATIAIRNQGETLLLLGYTRGHVGQSLWLETCHGRREGAPPPVDLAVERRLGELLRSLIAEGLVSAVHDCSDGGAAVAMAEMALAGDTGFTMTVVPELPNPAAMLFGEDQGRAIVSTSQPDRVRELAAAAQLFSIPVGTTGGDALVFDLVDRGGEQKISLADLRTAHEAFLPALMQA, from the coding sequence ATGTCCGAGATCACGCCCGAACAGGTCGCCGAGCACGGCCTTTCCACCGACGAATATGACCGCATTCTCCATGCGCTCGGACGAGAACCGAACCTTACCGAGCTCGGCATCTTCTCGGTGATGTGGTCGGAGCATTGCTCCTACAAATCCTCGCGCATCCACCTCAAGAAGCTGCCGACCACCGCGCCGTGGGTGATCTGCGGCCCAGGCGAGAATGCCGGGGTTATCGACATCGGCGACGGCGACGCCGCCATCTTCAAGATGGAGAGCCACAACCACCCCTCCTATATCGAGCCCTACCAAGGCGCGGCGACCGGGGTCGGGGGCATCCTGCGCGACGTCTTCACCATGGGCGCGCGGCCGGTCGCCAACCTGAACGCGCTGCGCTTCGGCGATCCCAGCCACCCCAAGATGCGCCACCTGATCGCCGGGGTGGTCGCGGGGATCGGCGGCTACGGCAATTGCGTCGGCGTGCCGACCGTCGGCGGGGAGACCAACTTCGACCCGGCCTACAATGGCAACATTCTGGTCAATGCGATGACCGTTGGCGTCGCGAAGACCGACAAGATCTTCTATTCGGCCGCCGCCGGCATCGGCAATCCGGTGGTCTACGTCGGCTCCAAGACCGGCCGCGACGGCATCCACGGCGCGACCATGGCCTCGGCCGACTTTGGCGAGGACAGCGAAGAGAAGCGCCCCACCGTCCAGGTCGGTGACCCTTTCACCGAAAAGCTGCTGATCGAAGCCTGCCTCGAGCTGATGGCGTCGGACGCCATCGTCGCGATCCAGGACATGGGCGCGGCGGGCCTCACCTCGTCGAGCGTCGAGATGGCGTCCAAGGGGGGCGTCGGAATCCGTCTCGATATGGACGCCGTCCCCTGCCGTGAAACCGGCATGACCCCGTACGAGATGATGCTCTCCGAAAGCCAGGAGCGCATGCTGATGGTCCTGAAGCCCGGCCGCGAGGCCGAGGCGGAAAAGATCTTCCACAAGTGGGAGCTCGACTTCGCGGTGATCGGCACCGTCACCGACACCGGGCACATGGAGCTCGTCTGGAAGGGCGAAACCGTCGCCGACATCCCGCTGGGGCCACTTGCCGACGAAGCGCCGCTCTACGACCGCCCGTCGCTGTCGCCCGAGGATTATCAGGCCTGGGCCAAGGTCGCGCCGCTGGGCGACGTGCCGAACGGCACCGACATCGTCGGCAATCTGAAGACGCTGATGGCCTCCCCCGCCCTCGCCTCGCGGCGCTGGATCTGGGAGCAATATGACAGCCAGGTCGGCGGCGACACGGTGCAGCGCTCGGGCGGCGATGCGGCGGTGGTCCGCGTTCACGGCTCCGGCAAGGCGCTGGCGATCACCACCGACTGCACCCCGAGCTATTGCTATGCCGACCCCTATGAAGGCGGCAAGCAGGCCATCGCCGAAGCGTATCGCAACATCTCGGCGGTCGGCGCGACCCCGCTGGCGGTGACCAACTGCCTCAACTTCGCCAACCCCCAGCGGCCCGAGATCATGGCCCAGATCACCGGCTGCCTCCACGGCATGAGCGAGGCCTGCGTCGCGCTCGACTTCCCGATCGTGAGCGGCAACGTGTCGCTCTACAATGAGAGCAAGGCGACCGGCGGCGGGTCGGCCATTCTTCCCACCCCCGCCATCGGCGCGGTCGGCCTGATGCCCGACTGGGAAAAGAGCGCGACCATCGCGATCCGGAACCAGGGCGAGACCCTGCTCCTCCTCGGCTATACCAGGGGGCATGTCGGCCAGTCGCTGTGGCTCGAGACCTGCCACGGCCGCCGAGAAGGCGCACCGCCACCGGTCGACCTCGCCGTCGAGCGCCGGCTCGGCGAGTTGTTGCGCTCCCTGATCGCCGAAGGGCTGGTCAGCGCGGTCCACGACTGCTCCGATGGCGGCGCGGCGGTGGCGATGGCGGAAATGGCGCTGGCCGGCGATACCGGCTTCACCATGACGGTGGTGCCCGAATTGCCCAATCCTGCCGCCATGCTGTTCGGCGAGGATCAGGGCCGCGCGATCGTCTCGACCAGCCAGCCCGACCGGGTCCGCGAGCTCGCCGCGGCCGCGCAGCTGTTCAGCATTCCCGTCGGCACCACCGGCGGCGACGCCCTCGTCTTCGACCTGGTCGATCGCGGCGGTGAGCAGAAGATCAGCCTCGCCGACCTGCGCACCGCGCACGAGGCCTTCCTGCCGGCCCTCATGCAGGCGTGA
- a CDS encoding diacylglycerol kinase family protein: MGKARIALLSNPRSTGNISQLPRIREFCAEHPDIFHYEVERADQVGEALKTIALVRPKVLVINGGDGTVQAALTELVNGSHFGDDLPPVAVLPNGKTNLIALDLGAQGNPLEALRRLLELARGDLESHLVARELIALTSAKRPLPAIGMFLGGAGLADTMLYCREKIYPLGLPNGVSHVIAAIAVLLALLGLTGRFLPASPEHIVVKVRRHGILRGRFGLLAVTTLERLLLGGEVKTARTGSLKLLAVEHRSSSMLRGLFAAIGGKLGHKKLAGVHLEEADEISIEGDRSSVFLDGEMFQAGIGDPIMLTRAAPLSFVRLAA, from the coding sequence ATGGGCAAGGCTCGGATCGCACTCCTCAGCAACCCCCGCTCCACCGGCAATATCTCGCAGCTCCCACGCATCCGGGAGTTCTGTGCCGAGCATCCCGACATCTTCCATTACGAGGTCGAGCGGGCCGACCAGGTCGGCGAGGCGCTCAAGACCATCGCCCTGGTCCGGCCCAAGGTGCTGGTCATCAATGGCGGCGACGGGACGGTCCAGGCGGCGCTGACCGAGCTGGTCAACGGAAGCCATTTCGGCGACGACCTACCGCCGGTGGCGGTGCTTCCCAACGGCAAGACCAACCTCATCGCGCTCGACCTCGGCGCCCAGGGCAATCCGCTCGAGGCGCTGCGCCGCCTGCTCGAACTCGCGCGGGGTGACCTCGAAAGCCACCTCGTTGCGCGTGAATTGATCGCGCTGACCAGCGCCAAGCGGCCGCTGCCGGCGATCGGCATGTTCCTGGGCGGCGCGGGTCTCGCCGACACGATGCTCTATTGCCGCGAGAAGATCTATCCGCTCGGCCTTCCGAACGGGGTCAGCCACGTGATTGCCGCGATCGCAGTTCTGCTTGCGCTGCTCGGCCTGACCGGGCGATTCCTGCCGGCAAGCCCCGAGCATATCGTGGTCAAAGTTCGCCGCCACGGGATCCTGCGCGGCCGGTTCGGCCTGCTTGCCGTGACCACGCTCGAACGGCTGCTGCTGGGGGGCGAGGTCAAGACCGCGCGCACCGGCTCGCTCAAGCTGCTTGCGGTCGAACATCGTTCGAGTTCGATGCTGCGCGGGCTGTTCGCAGCGATCGGCGGCAAGCTGGGCCACAAGAAGCTGGCCGGCGTCCACCTCGAGGAAGCCGACGAAATCTCGATCGAGGGCGACCGCTCGTCGGTATTCCTCGACGGCGAGATGTTCCAGGCGGGGATCGGCGACCCGATCATGCTGACCCGCGCCGCGCCCCTGTCCTTTGTCCGGCTCGCCGCCTGA
- a CDS encoding response regulator, with protein sequence MRARTDDNGFDGGRFGAAAGATVAALILLGMVLLVAMSNRARDAALERERHAYDVTLLVRTVDATIARSEAALGRFVLDEDLQSSGSIYINEWRLAGTQLRQLERLVRNDPDQKQRVATARSLYDRQGENLGRVAQAAAGARGEGGIGLFYSFTREEQDAPKPLGSQLRAKLSEIASSERAVLRSSMEQTQFFSAQADRLTDYLSWLGVLIGLAAIGLGILALQAVRQNFIARREADTLEQAVAMRTQELSAANEALLAEAEEREAAESQLRQIQKMEAVGQLTGGIAHDFNNMLAVVVGGIDLARRRLGGPKREVMQHLNNAMDGATRAAALTRRLLSFARAEPLLPERVLPTDLVRGLTDLLDRTLGERITVNVDTSGEWPIFVDPHQLENALLNLAVNGRDAMEGEGVITIATSDIPLTDGEVGDLPAGDYIRIAVADTGSGMSEEVQRRAFEPFFTTKEVGKGTGLGLSQIFGFARQSGGEVAIDSAVGVGTVVSLYLPRCHAQPAEVRLHPTFSGQFNSEMAAGHRGARILLVEDDPRVRSATIEALEDLDYEPLACANAEEALAAFESQVFDLVISDVIMPGMTGPELVRNLKRRYPELGVLFVTGYVGDGEGEDLKGHELLRKPFTVAALQDAVAAALGRAEVRAA encoded by the coding sequence ATGAGGGCGAGGACCGACGACAACGGGTTCGACGGAGGGCGCTTCGGGGCTGCTGCCGGTGCGACGGTGGCTGCGCTCATCCTGCTTGGCATGGTGCTTCTGGTCGCGATGAGCAACCGTGCGCGTGATGCCGCGCTGGAGCGGGAACGCCACGCCTATGACGTGACCCTGCTGGTCCGAACCGTCGACGCGACCATCGCGCGGTCGGAAGCCGCACTGGGGCGCTTCGTGCTCGACGAGGACCTGCAAAGCTCGGGAAGCATCTACATCAACGAGTGGCGGCTTGCCGGAACCCAGTTGCGGCAGCTGGAGCGTCTGGTCCGCAACGATCCCGACCAGAAACAACGCGTTGCCACGGCTCGCTCGCTCTACGACCGCCAGGGAGAAAACCTTGGGCGGGTGGCGCAAGCCGCGGCGGGAGCGCGGGGAGAGGGCGGGATCGGCCTGTTCTACTCGTTCACCCGCGAGGAACAGGACGCACCCAAGCCACTCGGTTCACAGCTGCGGGCCAAATTGTCCGAAATTGCCTCGTCCGAACGGGCCGTCCTCCGCAGCAGCATGGAGCAGACGCAATTCTTCTCGGCGCAGGCCGACCGCCTGACCGACTATCTGTCGTGGCTGGGCGTCCTGATCGGGCTTGCGGCGATCGGCCTCGGAATCCTCGCGCTGCAGGCGGTGCGGCAGAATTTCATCGCCCGGCGCGAGGCCGATACGCTGGAGCAGGCGGTGGCGATGCGGACGCAGGAATTGTCGGCCGCCAACGAGGCGCTGCTGGCCGAGGCCGAAGAGCGCGAGGCGGCCGAATCGCAGCTTCGCCAGATCCAGAAGATGGAAGCCGTCGGCCAGCTGACCGGTGGCATCGCGCACGACTTCAACAACATGCTGGCGGTGGTGGTCGGCGGCATCGACCTTGCCCGCCGCCGGCTCGGCGGACCCAAGCGTGAGGTCATGCAGCACCTTAACAATGCGATGGACGGGGCGACCCGCGCCGCCGCGCTGACCCGCCGCCTGCTGAGCTTCGCCCGCGCCGAGCCGCTGTTGCCCGAACGCGTCCTGCCGACCGACCTGGTGCGCGGATTGACCGACCTTCTCGACCGGACGCTGGGCGAGCGGATCACGGTCAATGTCGACACCAGCGGCGAATGGCCGATCTTCGTCGATCCCCACCAGCTCGAGAATGCGCTGCTCAATCTCGCGGTCAACGGGCGCGACGCGATGGAGGGCGAGGGCGTCATCACCATCGCCACCAGCGACATTCCGCTGACCGACGGCGAGGTCGGCGACCTGCCCGCCGGGGATTATATCCGGATCGCGGTGGCCGATACCGGCAGCGGCATGAGCGAAGAGGTCCAGCGCCGCGCCTTCGAACCCTTCTTCACCACCAAGGAGGTCGGCAAGGGCACCGGCCTCGGCCTCAGCCAGATCTTCGGCTTCGCGCGGCAGTCGGGCGGCGAAGTGGCGATCGACAGCGCGGTCGGTGTCGGAACCGTGGTCAGCCTTTACCTTCCCCGCTGCCACGCCCAGCCGGCGGAAGTGCGGCTGCATCCGACCTTCAGCGGCCAGTTCAACAGCGAAATGGCGGCGGGGCACCGCGGCGCCCGGATCCTGCTGGTCGAGGACGATCCTCGCGTCCGCAGCGCCACCATCGAAGCGCTCGAGGACCTCGACTACGAGCCGCTCGCCTGCGCCAACGCCGAGGAAGCGCTGGCGGCCTTCGAGAGCCAGGTCTTCGACCTCGTCATCAGCGACGTCATCATGCCCGGCATGACCGGTCCCGAACTCGTGCGGAACCTGAAGCGCCGCTATCCCGAGCTCGGCGTCCTATTCGTGACCGGCTATGTCGGTGACGGCGAGGGCGAGGACCTGAAGGGCCACGAACTCTTGCGCAAGCCGTTCACCGTCGCGGCCTTGCAGGATGCGGTGGCCGCGGCGCTTGGTCGGGCCGAGGTGCGCGCGGCGTAA
- a CDS encoding DUF72 domain-containing protein — MTIRVGVGGWTFEPWRGTFYPEGLAHRRELDYAARHLTGIEINATSYGRQKPESWRKWAEAAPAGFQFSLKASRYSTVRKVLAESGGSIATFLGQGFTALGDRLGPINWQFADTKAFERDDFARFLDLIPDAQDGVPLRHALEVRHPSFADPAFLDLARARNMAVVFVDHEQFPRIEEQTADFTYARLQRSAEDIERGYDEAALEGWAKQARAWAKGGRDVFIYFVAGAKIRNPAAAQALIARLGD, encoded by the coding sequence GTGACGATCCGCGTCGGGGTCGGCGGCTGGACGTTCGAGCCGTGGCGCGGGACCTTCTATCCCGAGGGCCTCGCCCACCGACGCGAGCTTGATTATGCCGCCCGGCACCTGACCGGGATCGAGATCAACGCGACGTCCTACGGACGCCAGAAGCCGGAAAGCTGGCGCAAGTGGGCCGAGGCGGCTCCGGCCGGCTTCCAGTTCAGCCTCAAGGCCTCGCGCTACTCCACCGTCCGCAAGGTGCTGGCCGAGAGCGGCGGGTCGATCGCGACCTTTCTCGGCCAGGGCTTCACCGCACTCGGGGACAGGCTGGGCCCGATCAACTGGCAGTTCGCCGACACCAAGGCGTTCGAGCGCGACGACTTCGCCCGTTTTCTCGACCTCATCCCCGATGCGCAGGATGGCGTGCCGCTGCGTCACGCGCTCGAGGTGCGGCACCCCAGCTTCGCCGATCCCGCCTTTCTCGACCTCGCCCGGGCGCGCAACATGGCGGTGGTGTTCGTCGACCACGAGCAGTTCCCGCGTATCGAGGAACAGACCGCCGATTTCACCTACGCCCGGCTTCAGCGCAGCGCCGAGGACATCGAGAGGGGCTATGACGAAGCGGCCCTCGAGGGCTGGGCGAAGCAGGCCCGGGCCTGGGCCAAAGGCGGTCGCGACGTCTTCATCTACTTCGTCGCGGGCGCCAAGATCCGCAATCCGGCCGCGGCCCAGGCCCTGATCGCGCGTCTCGGGGACTAG
- a CDS encoding PEPxxWA-CTERM sorting domain-containing protein: MKMRAKLLVACAALAAAAPANAAFVTGQISVGGLATPIGSSGWSDATGVDAAGSLIFYGAGTGSFAGLNCAGSCGTIADIPDLSTFAAIANFLTLNTNGIAFDLNSISNITRTSDALGGTLAFTGSGTIRFNGYDATPGIFSFTAQGSNLTSFSASAVSAAVPEPGTWALMLLGFGAVGYSLRRRRATARFVPQAA, translated from the coding sequence ATGAAGATGCGTGCAAAACTGTTGGTGGCCTGTGCCGCCCTTGCTGCGGCAGCTCCTGCCAATGCGGCGTTTGTCACCGGCCAGATCAGCGTCGGCGGTCTCGCCACCCCGATCGGTTCGAGCGGTTGGTCCGATGCCACCGGCGTCGATGCGGCCGGCTCGCTTATCTTCTACGGAGCTGGCACGGGCAGCTTCGCTGGCCTGAATTGCGCGGGTAGCTGCGGCACCATCGCCGACATTCCCGATCTGTCGACCTTTGCGGCGATCGCCAACTTCCTGACCCTTAACACCAACGGCATCGCGTTCGACCTGAACTCGATCAGCAACATCACGCGGACCAGCGACGCGCTTGGTGGCACCCTCGCCTTCACCGGCAGCGGCACCATCCGTTTCAACGGCTATGACGCCACGCCGGGCATCTTCTCGTTCACCGCGCAGGGCAGCAACCTGACCAGCTTCTCGGCCAGCGCCGTGTCGGCCGCCGTGCCGGAGCCGGGCACCTGGGCGCTGATGCTGCTCGGTTTCGGTGCGGTCGGTTACTCGCTGCGCCGCCGCCGTGCGACCGCTCGGTTCGTGCCGCAGGCCGCCTGA
- a CDS encoding DUF4350 domain-containing protein: MRLACLLLVAALCSCRGGSQPAASTDKPELALLSSLPIAFGESFGLDQQRSPLLQDLEGQFTVVPVDGPEQLTVDGLLLAAQPQALTAERLVALDRWVRAGGRLVLLADPVLRLESSHPLGDRFHPPLRYPDTGLLKHWGLTLDDAVDQRADEAAVDLGRGIRLQAAGLGSLTRAGGACTLSPTRAVARCRIGKGYATVVADADFAMSADQDDRAAVIALLNELRR, translated from the coding sequence ATGCGGCTGGCCTGCCTGCTGCTGGTCGCGGCACTCTGCTCCTGCCGCGGTGGAAGCCAGCCCGCCGCCTCGACCGACAAGCCCGAGCTTGCACTGCTGAGCAGCCTCCCGATCGCCTTTGGCGAAAGCTTCGGCCTCGACCAGCAGCGCAGTCCGCTGCTGCAGGACCTCGAAGGGCAATTCACCGTCGTTCCCGTGGACGGCCCCGAACAGCTCACGGTCGATGGACTGCTGCTGGCAGCGCAGCCGCAGGCGCTGACCGCCGAACGCCTGGTCGCGCTCGACCGGTGGGTGAGGGCCGGCGGACGGCTGGTGTTGCTGGCTGACCCCGTGCTGCGGCTGGAAAGCAGCCATCCCCTCGGCGATCGCTTCCATCCGCCGCTCCGCTATCCCGATACCGGGCTGCTCAAACATTGGGGTCTGACCCTCGATGACGCCGTCGACCAGCGCGCCGACGAGGCGGCTGTGGACCTTGGGCGCGGAATCCGGCTGCAGGCCGCTGGACTGGGATCGCTGACCAGGGCGGGGGGAGCCTGCACCCTGTCACCGACCCGGGCCGTGGCGCGGTGCCGGATCGGCAAGGGGTATGCGACCGTAGTGGCCGACGCCGACTTCGCGATGTCGGCGGATCAGGACGACCGCGCGGCCGTCATCGCCCTGCTGAACGAACTGCGCCGCTGA
- a CDS encoding acyl carrier protein, with protein MTDRDERKTRIHRLIGDFNKKGIEVGEDTRFAQDLEWDSLTVMDFVAAVEDEFDIIITMNRAAEIETVGALIDAVGELEGQA; from the coding sequence ATGACCGACCGTGACGAACGAAAGACCCGCATCCACCGCCTGATCGGCGACTTCAACAAGAAGGGCATCGAGGTCGGGGAAGACACGCGCTTCGCCCAGGACCTCGAATGGGACAGCCTGACGGTGATGGACTTCGTGGCTGCGGTCGAGGACGAGTTCGACATCATCATCACCATGAACAGGGCGGCCGAGATCGAAACCGTCGGTGCACTGATCGACGCGGTCGGCGAGCTCGAGGGACAGGCATGA
- a CDS encoding division/cell wall cluster transcriptional repressor MraZ, translated as MALEHLFQGSALNGVDAKGRVSVPAFLRSVIERRGDARTIVLAKHESFPCLSAYDPAYAALKHSKIERLLEKNEQEAGAQLAYQQSNLLAFAVSEEVPYDSTGRILVPTMMRRKGGIADLALFLGVGETFQIWNPETLLADDRIPEDLKDVCRYRLEERGLA; from the coding sequence GTGGCATTGGAGCATCTGTTCCAGGGCAGTGCCTTAAACGGGGTCGATGCGAAGGGTCGCGTCTCCGTTCCCGCCTTCCTGCGCTCCGTCATCGAACGCCGCGGCGATGCCCGCACCATCGTCCTTGCCAAGCATGAGAGCTTTCCCTGCCTCAGTGCCTACGATCCCGCCTACGCCGCGCTGAAGCACAGCAAGATCGAACGCCTGCTCGAGAAGAACGAGCAGGAAGCCGGCGCCCAGCTCGCCTATCAGCAGAGCAACCTCCTGGCCTTCGCGGTCAGCGAGGAGGTGCCCTACGACAGCACCGGCCGGATCCTGGTCCCGACCATGATGCGCCGCAAGGGCGGCATCGCCGATCTCGCGCTGTTCCTGGGGGTCGGTGAGACCTTCCAGATCTGGAATCCCGAAACGCTCCTCGCCGATGACCGCATCCCCGAGGATCTCAAGGACGTCTGCCGGTACCGGCTCGAGGAACGGGGGCTCGCATGA
- a CDS encoding PaaI family thioesterase: protein MNDSLPPYAELLQLRTEQGEDGQTLFVMPFHDDVVGRPGYLHGGAIAGLLEFAAYGELSLALRGRDLHPKPISVTVDYLLGGRDRDTYAAAVIERLGARIANVEAFAWQKDRATPIASARINFLLAAD from the coding sequence ATGAACGACAGCCTCCCGCCCTATGCCGAACTGCTTCAGCTGCGAACCGAGCAGGGCGAGGACGGGCAGACCCTGTTCGTGATGCCCTTTCACGACGACGTGGTCGGGCGCCCCGGCTATCTTCACGGCGGGGCGATCGCCGGCCTGCTGGAATTCGCGGCTTATGGCGAACTGTCGCTCGCGCTCCGGGGCCGCGACCTCCACCCCAAGCCGATCTCGGTGACGGTCGACTATCTGCTGGGCGGACGGGACCGCGATACCTATGCCGCCGCCGTCATCGAGCGGCTTGGCGCGCGGATCGCCAATGTCGAGGCCTTCGCCTGGCAGAAGGACCGCGCAACACCGATCGCCAGCGCCAGGATCAACTTCCTGTTGGCAGCGGACTAG
- the spt gene encoding serine palmitoyltransferase has protein sequence MVAEPGKAAPRGTAPDLFDKFQPLIDQREALLSTGLTDPFNLVMERVESPTVAICNGKRTILLGTYNYMGQTFDPQVLAAGHKALDEYGAGTTGSRVLNGTYQGHRECEEALKRFYDMDHAMVFSTGYQANLGIISTVAGKDDYVILDIDSHASIYDGCALGNAQIVAFRHNDVEALEKRLKRLPAEAGKLVVLEGVYSMLGDTAPLKEMVAISKAHGAMVLVDEAHSMGFIGPNGRGVAEEQGVLDDVDFVIGTFSKSVGTVGGFCVSNHPKFEILRLVCRPYVFTASLPPSVVATAATSIDLLRGAADKRAHLWANSRRLHGGLKDLGFTLGTETPQSAIIAVIMPDLERGAAMWEALLQEGLYVNLARPPATPAGMTLLRCSLCALHSEEQVGEILGMFEAAGKRVGVI, from the coding sequence ATGGTCGCCGAGCCGGGCAAGGCCGCTCCGCGAGGGACCGCCCCCGACCTGTTCGACAAGTTCCAGCCGCTGATCGACCAGCGTGAGGCTCTGCTGTCGACCGGGCTCACCGATCCGTTCAACCTCGTCATGGAGCGGGTCGAGAGTCCGACCGTCGCGATCTGCAACGGCAAGCGGACGATCCTACTCGGCACCTATAATTACATGGGTCAGACGTTCGACCCGCAGGTCCTTGCCGCTGGCCACAAGGCGCTCGACGAATATGGCGCGGGCACGACCGGAAGCCGGGTGCTCAATGGCACCTACCAAGGCCACCGCGAGTGCGAGGAAGCGCTCAAGCGTTTTTACGACATGGACCATGCGATGGTCTTCTCGACCGGCTACCAGGCCAATCTCGGGATCATCTCGACGGTGGCGGGGAAGGACGATTACGTCATCCTCGACATCGACAGCCATGCGTCGATCTACGACGGCTGCGCGCTGGGCAACGCCCAGATCGTCGCCTTCCGCCACAATGACGTTGAAGCGCTGGAAAAGCGCCTGAAGCGGCTTCCGGCCGAAGCGGGCAAGCTGGTGGTGCTGGAAGGCGTTTATTCGATGCTCGGCGATACCGCCCCGCTCAAGGAGATGGTCGCCATATCCAAGGCGCATGGCGCGATGGTGCTGGTCGACGAAGCGCATTCGATGGGCTTTATCGGCCCCAACGGTCGCGGCGTCGCCGAGGAGCAGGGCGTCCTGGACGACGTCGATTTCGTGATCGGTACCTTTTCCAAGTCGGTCGGGACGGTCGGCGGCTTCTGCGTCTCGAATCATCCCAAGTTCGAGATCCTGCGGCTGGTCTGCCGCCCCTACGTCTTCACCGCCTCCCTGCCGCCGAGCGTGGTGGCCACTGCCGCCACCTCGATCGACCTGCTGCGCGGCGCGGCCGACAAGCGGGCGCACCTGTGGGCCAACAGCCGGCGCCTGCACGGCGGCCTCAAGGACCTTGGCTTCACGCTGGGCACCGAAACCCCGCAGTCGGCGATCATCGCGGTGATCATGCCCGACCTCGAGCGCGGCGCCGCGATGTGGGAAGCGCTGCTGCAGGAAGGGCTGTACGTGAACCTTGCCCGGCCGCCGGCGACCCCGGCCGGAATGACCCTGCTGCGCTGCTCGCTTTGCGCGCTGCACAGCGAGGAACAGGTCGGCGAGATCCTCGGCATGTTCGAAGCCGCAGGCAAGCGCGTCGGGGTTATCTAG
- the rsmH gene encoding 16S rRNA (cytosine(1402)-N(4))-methyltransferase RsmH: MSGNPPSVSLGDPRPTTGHLPVLVDEVVEALAISEGETHVDGTFGAGGYTRAMLRAGAGRVIAFDQDPDAIANGPLLVPDPRLTLVHDRFSRMAEALEERDLLPVDGVTLDIGVSSMQLDQAERGFSFREDGPLDMRMSQDGPSAADFLNTADEAEIARVIRDYGDEPKARGLARAIVAARPLTRTGELSAICRKVLGWHAGMKTDPATRTFQAIRIRVNAELAELEAGLEAAERALRPGGRLAVVTFHSLEDRIVKQFLRTRSGAAPAGSRHRPMLDNGPAPTFRAVAKPVAASEAELAINPRARSARLRSAVRTDAPYSPRKAA; this comes from the coding sequence ATGAGCGGGAATCCCCCCTCCGTTTCTCTGGGTGATCCAAGGCCCACAACGGGTCACCTGCCGGTACTGGTGGACGAAGTCGTCGAAGCGCTCGCGATTTCGGAAGGCGAAACGCATGTCGACGGCACGTTCGGCGCCGGCGGTTATACCCGCGCGATGCTCCGGGCGGGGGCGGGGCGAGTGATTGCCTTTGATCAAGACCCTGACGCGATCGCCAACGGGCCATTACTCGTCCCCGATCCCAGACTGACGCTGGTTCACGACCGCTTCTCGCGCATGGCCGAAGCGCTGGAGGAGCGCGACCTGCTGCCGGTCGACGGCGTTACGCTGGATATCGGCGTCAGCTCGATGCAGCTCGACCAGGCCGAGCGCGGCTTCTCGTTCCGCGAGGACGGCCCGCTCGACATGCGGATGAGCCAGGACGGCCCAAGCGCCGCCGACTTCCTCAACACCGCCGACGAGGCCGAGATCGCGCGGGTCATCCGCGATTACGGCGACGAGCCCAAGGCACGCGGCCTCGCCCGCGCCATCGTCGCCGCGCGCCCGCTGACCCGCACCGGCGAGCTGTCGGCGATCTGCCGCAAGGTGCTGGGCTGGCATGCCGGCATGAAGACCGACCCCGCGACGCGCACCTTTCAGGCGATCCGGATCCGCGTGAATGCCGAGCTGGCCGAGCTTGAAGCGGGGCTGGAAGCGGCCGAACGCGCGCTCCGGCCCGGCGGACGGCTGGCGGTGGTGACCTTCCACAGCCTCGAAGACCGCATCGTGAAGCAGTTCCTGCGTACCCGCAGCGGCGCTGCGCCGGCCGGTTCGCGGCATCGGCCGATGCTCGACAATGGCCCCGCGCCGACCTTCCGCGCCGTCGCCAAGCCGGTCGCGGCGAGCGAGGCGGAGCTGGCGATCAATCCCCGCGCCCGTTCGGCGCGCCTGCGCAGTGCTGTCCGCACCGATGCACCTTATTCCCCCCGAAAGGCGGCCTGA